One Setaria viridis chromosome 5, Setaria_viridis_v4.0, whole genome shotgun sequence genomic region harbors:
- the LOC117856869 gene encoding uncharacterized protein, which produces MKSFPVAGGRSVSLALYSDVSNSRELLDLMQSGKLEPEVAFLNASLVPDVFPVLAAAHKALLSKARESLTTRTLHSELVYNYSGSKHITESLKRCGISDDTMYILAARFDASDEEMKAVEKLISGAEIDLGELESRANQPQILKHYKIPAQELLISTLPDAIVCRIAARDAL; this is translated from the exons ATGAAGAGCTTTCCGGTGGCCGGAGGCCGCAGTGTCTCCCTCGCCCTCTACTCCGACGTCTCCAACAGCCG GGAGCTCCTCGACTTGATGCAGTCAGGGAAGCTGGAGCCGGAGGTCGCGTTCCTCAACGCATCACTG GTGCCGGATGTGTTCCCTGTTCTTGCAGCGGCGCACAAGGCGCTGCTGTCAAAGGCGAGGGAGTCTCTGACCACAAGGACTCTGCACTCTGAGCTCGTCTACAACTACTCCGGGTCGAAGCAT ATTACGGAATCCCTGAAACGATGTGGGATCTCTGATGACACGATGTACATCCTTGCAGCTCGTTTTGATGCTTCAGATGAGGAG ATGAAAGCAGTGGAGAAACTCATCAGCGGTGCAGAAATCGATTTAGGAGAACTGGAAAGTAGAGCGAACCAGCCACAGATCCTGAAG CATTACAAGATACCTGCCCAAGAACTGTTGATATCTACACTGCCCGACGCCATTGTATGCAGGATTGCTGCTCGAGATGCTCTCTGA
- the LOC117856866 gene encoding probable zinc metalloprotease EGY2, chloroplastic isoform X1 — MSSSPPSRAAARAYGCCHRLLLASTTVPATSGCAGRARSLTLALRCLPIAGHRLKSRRVACQAMTETEPEGNGDDEEKEVFGDDASSPSADSAAEVNEPAKSDSNIDNKKDETTNAELLSSSDAAQNIDGDATTTNDMQENVEVVEVASGSPLPGMKQQLDDAERIPKATIDILKDQVFGFDTFFVTSQEPYEGGVLFKGNLRGKPAKSYEKITNRLENKFGDQYKLFLLVNPEDEKPVAVVIPRQTLQPETTAVPEWFAAASFGLVTIFTLLLRNVPVLQDNLLSTFDNLELLKDGLSGALVTGLIIGVHEIGHILAARESGIKLGVPYFVPSWQIGSFGAITRIINIVRNREDLLKLAAAGPLAGFSLGFVLLLLGFILPPSDGLGLIIDPTVFHESFLVGGLAKLLLGDALKEGTQLSINPLVLWAWAGLLINAINSIPAGELDGGRIAFAMWGRKISSRLSSLTIGLLGIAALFNDVAFYWVVLIFFLQRGPIAPLSEEITDPENNYIGIGIAVLLFGLLICLPYPFPFDPSQLTDIDFDF; from the exons ATGagttcctcgccgccgtcgcgggcaGCCGCCAGGGCGTACGGGTGCTGCCACCGCCTCCTGCTCGCTTCTACCACCGTGCCGGCGACGAGCGGCTGTGCTGGGCGCGCACGCAGCCTCACGCTGGCTCTCCGCTGCCTCCCGATTGCTGGGCACAG GCTGAAGAGTCGAAGGGTTGCGTGCCAAGCGATGACGGAGACCGAGCCCGAAGGCAATGGCGACGACGAG GAGAAAGAAGTGTTTGGAGATGATGCTTCATCACCTTCGGCTGATAGTGCTGCAGAAGTCAATGAGCCTGCAAAAAGTGACTCCAACATAGACAAT AAGAAAGATGAAACCACGAATGCAGAACTGCTGAGCTCCAGTGATGCAGCTCAGAACATTGATGGAGATGCCACTACCACCAATGATATGCAG GAGAATGTGGAAGTTGTTGAAGTCGCTAGCGGCTCTCCATTGCCAGGAATGAAG CAACAGCTTGATGATGCTGAAAGGATTCCCAAGGCTACAATAGACATTCTGAAGGATCAAGTTTTTGGTTTTGACACTTTTTTTGTGACAAGTCAGGAGCCTTATGAG GGTGGAGTACTGTTCAAGGGGAATTTGCGTGGTAAACCTGCCAAGAGTTACGAGAAGATTACAAATCGGCTAGAG AACAAATTTGGTGATCAATATAAGCTTTTTCTTCTCGTCAACCCAGAGGATGAGAAGCCCGTTGCAGTCGTTATACCCAGACAGACATTACAACCTGAAACTACAG CTGTCCCAGAATGGTTTGCTGCTGCTTCATTTGGATTAGTTACCATCTTCACTCTGCTGCTTCGAAATGTACCTGTTCTACAGGACAATTTGCT ATCAACATTTGACAACCTTGAATTGTTAAAAGATGGACTATCTGGTGCCCTGGTAACTGGACTAATAATAGGGGTCCATGAAATTGGGCATATCCTTGCTGCCAGGGAAAGTGGAATCAAGCTTGGAGTGCCATATTTTGTTCCTAGCTGGCAG ATAGGATCTTTTGGTGCCATTACCAGGATTATCAACATTGTCCGCAACCGTGAGGACCTATTGAAGCTAGCAGCCGCTGGACCACTGGCAGGGTTCTCCCTTGGATTTGTTCTTTTGCTGTTGGGCTTCATCTTACCTCCAAGTGATGGCCTTGGCCTCATAATAGATCCAACTGTCTTTCATGAATCATTTCTTGTTGGTGGCCTCG CAAAGCTTCTTCTTGGGGATGCTCTGAAAGAAGGAACACAGCTATCCATAAACCCACTTGTTTTATGGGCGTGGGCTGGTCTCCTGATCAATGCTATCAATAGCATCCCTGCTGGAGAGCTTGATGGCGGCCGAATAGCATTTGCCATGTGGGGAAGAAAG ATATCGTCTCGGCTCAGCAGCCTCACCATTGGATTGCTTGGGATCGCAGCACTCTTCAATGATGTGGCCTTCTACTGGGTGGTGCTGATCTTCTTCCTGCAGAG
- the LOC117856864 gene encoding uncharacterized protein has product MGQEMEEEVLQSVSDLPVQNPPGEEFSAADLTWVKYASSEHHRDDVALIPYDRMEAFISGESNNPECPTRFHIERGRKREMGSLREYRSDEYLLYRMYWCSFGPENYGEGGTILPSRRYRLNTRNRAARPQSMRGCTCHFAIKRLYARPSLLLIIYHERRHVNKSGFICHGPLDRDAIGPGARKVPYIGSEIQQQTMSLIYLGVPEENILQTHIEGIQRYCSSDAKVDSLASQYVQKLGMIIKRSTHELDLDDQASIRMWVDRNKKSVFFHQDSTETDAFILGIQTEWQLQQMMRFGHQSLLASHSSFGVSKLKYPLHTLLVFDSRQQALPVAWIITRSVAKKDTLKWMRALTDRIHSIDSTWRIGGFIIDDPASELDPIRDVFACPVLFSLWHIRRTWLKNVIKKCSNVEVQREIFIQLGKIIYNIWSEKNPMDALGQLFQDFVDQTAFIKYFKSFWVPKLEMWIDSIRNLPLASQESCGAIEAYHLKLKLKAYDDVQLDALQRVDWLVHKLTTELHSSYWINLFSDESGSFPEVKADYIASTSWQRALQIPDDAVIFDDKEPLLAKVVSQKDPSQMRTVWNPGSEFSLCNCSWSMQGNLCKHVLKVNMMCGTRKDFQPSLSFQSFQHVLLGLWQKPLDDSFSLDLSVAWVMQMQERIQHIAELATSDGIAQVAGKLPIQWTKRSGRRRAAKRTSPLVLPHSNGSLQKDLTPKKSTKRKRLSCFPG; this is encoded by the exons ATGGggcaggagatggaggaggaggtcctGCAGTCGGTGAGCGACCTCCCAGTGCAGAACCCGCCAGGGGAGGAGTTCTCCGCCGCCGACCTCACCTGGGTCAAATACGCCAGCTCCGAGCACCACCGGGACGATGTCGCGCTCATCCCCTACGACCGGATGGAGGCTTTCATCAGCGGCGAGAGCAACAACCCCGAGTGCCCCACCCGCTTCCACATCGAGCGCGGCCGCAAGCGTGAGATGGGCAGCCTCAGGGAGTACAGGAGCGACGAGTACCTTCTCTACAGGAT GTATTGGTGCTCATTTGGCCCTGAGAATTATGGGGAGGGAGGGACAATTTTGCCTAGCAGAAGGTACAGGCTTAACACGAGGAACCGTGCTGCACGTCCGCAGTCGATGCGAGGCTGCACTTGCCATTTTGCCATCAAGAGGCTCTATGCCCGTCCTTCCCTGTTACTCATCATCTACCACGAAAGGCGCCATGTCAACAAGTCCGGCTTCATATGCCATGGGCCCCTTGACAGGGATGCCATCGGGCCTGGTGCTAGGAAAGTGCCATATATTGGGAGCGAAATCCAGCAGCAAACCATGTCATTGATCTATCTCGGTGTTCCAGAAGAGAACATACTGCAGACGCATATAGAAGGGATACAGCGGTACTGTAGCTCAGATGCCAAGGTTGATAGCCTTGCTTCACAGTATGTCCAGAAGCTAGGGATGATCATCAAGAGGTCTACACATGAGCTGGATCTAGATGATCAAGCTAGCATCAGAATGTGGGTTGACAGAAATAAGAAATCTGTATTCTTCCACCAGGATTCAACTGAGACAGATGCCTTCATTCTGGGGATTCAGACAGAATGGCAATTGCAGCAAATGATGCGCTTTGGTCATCAAAGTCTTTTGGCTTCTCATTCCTCATTTGGTGTAAGCAAGCTAAAG TATCCGTTGCACACCCTCCTTGTATTTGACTCAAGGCAGCAGGCTCTTCCTGTTGCATGGATTATAACCCGCTCTGTTGCAAAGAAGGATACATTGAAATGGATGAGGGCACTTACCGATCGAATACATTCTATAGACTCCACCTGGAGAATTGGTGGGTTTATCATTGATGACCCGGCTTCAGAGCTGGACCCAATCAG GGATGTATTTGCCTGCCCGGTTTTGTTCTCTTTGTGGCACATCAGGAGAACCTGGCTTAAAAATGTAATCAAGAAATGCAGCAATGTTGAGGTACAGCGGGAAATTTTTATCCAACTAGGCAAGATTATATACAATATCTGGAGTGAGAAAAATCCCATGGATGCCCTAGGGCAGTTGTTTCAAGACTTTGTTGATCAAACAGCCTTCATAAAATATTTCAAGTCATTTTGGGTTCCCAAATTGG agatgtggattgactCAATTAGAAATCTACCATTAGCAAGTCAGGAATCATGTGGTGCCATTGAAGCTTACCATCTGAAGCTGAAGTTAAAAGCATACGATGATGTGCAGCTGGATGCTCTCCAACGGGTGGACTGGTTAGTGCACAAGCTCACCACAGAGCTCCATTCCAGCTATTGGATCAACCTATTCTCAGATGAGAGTGGATCATTTCCAGAGGTGAAAGCAGACTATATTGCATCCACATCATGGCAAAGGGCATTGCAGATTCCTGATGATGCTGTTATCTTTGACGACAAGGAGCCTCTTTTAGCAAAAGTAGTCAGCCAGAAGGATCCAAGTCAGATGCGAACCGTATGGAATCCTGGTTCTGAATTCTCTCTCTGCAATTGCTCATGGTCAATGCAGGGTAACCTATGCAAGCATGTGCTAAAGGTCAACATGATGTGCGGAACACGCAAGGATTTTCAGCCCTCTCTATCATTCCAGTCATTTCAGCATGTCCTACTTGGTCTGTGGCAAAAACCATTGGATGATTCGTTCTCGCTTGACTTGTCAGTAGCATGGGTCATGCAAATGCAGGAAAGGATCCAACACATAGCTGAGCTTGCCACCTCTGATGGTATCGCCCAAGTTGCAGGGAAGTTGCCGATTCAGTGGACGAAAAGGAGCGGGAGAAGAAGAGCTGCCAAGCGCACCAGCCCATTAGTTCTTCCTCATTCTAATGGCAGTTTGCAAAAGGACTTGACCCCAAAGAAGAGCACGAAGAGGAAGAGGTTGTCTTGCTTTCCGGGTTAA